The proteins below come from a single Psychrobacter sp. PL19 genomic window:
- the wrbA gene encoding NAD(P)H:quinone oxidoreductase codes for MSQTTPYVLVLYYSNYGTTKTLAYSIAQGIEDAGMTARIRTVPTVAPETTSSKPAIPDEGDLYCTMDDLKDCIGLAMGSPTHFGNMAAPLKYFWDTTVTVWLAGDLQNKPASVFTATGSMHGGQETTLLTMMLPLIHHGMMIIGIPYAEPALNRTSRGGTPYGVSHVSGAAHDQPVTADELELAIAQGRRLAISATALAQANWKR; via the coding sequence ATGAGTCAGACCACCCCTTATGTTTTGGTACTCTATTACTCTAATTATGGGACTACTAAGACTTTGGCTTATTCGATTGCTCAAGGTATTGAAGATGCTGGCATGACGGCGCGTATTCGTACTGTACCAACGGTCGCGCCTGAAACCACGTCAAGTAAGCCTGCGATTCCTGACGAGGGTGATCTCTACTGTACGATGGATGATCTAAAAGACTGTATAGGTCTAGCCATGGGTAGTCCGACCCATTTTGGTAATATGGCCGCACCCCTGAAATATTTTTGGGACACTACGGTTACCGTTTGGCTGGCAGGTGATTTACAAAATAAGCCCGCTTCAGTATTTACTGCCACAGGCTCGATGCATGGTGGACAGGAAACGACCTTGCTAACTATGATGTTGCCACTGATCCATCATGGCATGATGATTATTGGTATTCCATATGCTGAGCCGGCGCTAAATCGTACCAGTCGTGGTGGCACGCCTTATGGCGTGAGTCATGTTAGTGGCGCTGCCCATGACCAACCAGTAACAGCAGACGAGCTTGAATTAGCGATAGCCCAAGGTCGCCGCCTAGCTATTAGCGCGACCGCTTTAGCGCAAGCGAATTGGAAACGTTAA
- a CDS encoding co-chaperone GroES → MNIRPLHDRIVVRRIEEETKTAGGILLPGSAQEKPSQGEVLATGNGQIRDNGETRALDVKAGDKVLFGQYAGQTVKVDGEELLIMKESDVLGVLEG, encoded by the coding sequence ATGAATATCCGTCCTTTACATGACCGTATTGTCGTACGCCGCATAGAAGAAGAAACAAAAACTGCTGGTGGTATTTTATTACCAGGTTCTGCACAAGAAAAGCCGTCACAAGGCGAAGTGTTAGCAACTGGTAATGGTCAAATTCGTGACAATGGTGAGACTCGTGCGCTAGATGTAAAAGCTGGTGACAAAGTACTATTTGGTCAATATGCGGGTCAAACTGTTAAGGTTGACGGCGAAGAACTACTTATTATGAAAGAGTCTGATGTATTGGGTGTGCTAGAAGGTTAA
- a CDS encoding DUF2254 domain-containing protein translates to MNNTKHKLPNNIITTSLQWVKKFLHLWSIQTLTNLPERLKNIWQQLLSSYWFIPTACVLVGILLAPILVTIDQQFDRETVKEISFAFTGDDQAARAIMTVIAGAVLGVAGTTFSITIAVLSMASSQFGPRLLRNFLTDTPNQFVLGAFIGTFSYSLLVLKSIHKYDVEFGVPQLAVTFAIIMAIVCALLLVYFVQHMVHAIQASHVIKDASDDAIENINYWYSDNCDIQYQRDLAHEDVTQFSDWPATTIYAPSSGYLQQIYTESLITLAQDYGGVLQLHTSLGHFVTDKNVMGYFYQRPTDHAGNLQKTQTANLAIMPRTPDGLFWQRFATGIHLERRPVHSNDIAYSLGQMTEIAVRALSPGINDPKTAVNCVQSLTACLSLMMRRQPPNSYHFYTPPHNVDSPEDIVDQSRVAILSVITKTPRISDFIDVSLGEIRRYATTDLMVLKALCQAMTDLNYARVNSAQRQTLLHELSLIERAGEENLSYNELVVDLKAMCHQARQFIHNDDANHQHFEYVSAFSTHIYQALQTQSS, encoded by the coding sequence GTGAACAATACTAAACACAAACTACCTAACAACATCATTACTACCAGCTTACAGTGGGTGAAGAAATTTCTACATCTGTGGTCGATACAGACCTTAACTAACTTACCTGAGCGCTTGAAAAATATATGGCAGCAGCTGCTTAGCTCCTACTGGTTTATCCCGACGGCTTGTGTGTTAGTAGGTATACTTTTAGCGCCTATCTTAGTCACTATTGATCAGCAGTTTGATCGTGAAACCGTTAAGGAAATCAGTTTTGCTTTTACTGGTGATGATCAAGCAGCACGCGCGATCATGACGGTGATTGCAGGAGCGGTACTTGGGGTAGCAGGCACGACGTTCTCAATCACTATTGCCGTGCTATCGATGGCCTCATCACAATTTGGGCCGCGATTATTACGTAACTTTTTAACTGATACCCCAAACCAGTTCGTACTTGGGGCATTTATCGGTACTTTTAGCTACAGCTTACTGGTCTTAAAATCTATTCATAAATACGATGTTGAATTTGGTGTGCCGCAGTTGGCGGTGACCTTTGCTATTATCATGGCTATTGTCTGCGCCTTATTGTTGGTTTATTTTGTGCAACACATGGTGCATGCTATTCAAGCCTCTCATGTCATTAAAGATGCCAGCGATGATGCCATTGAAAATATTAATTATTGGTACAGTGATAACTGTGACATTCAATACCAGCGCGATTTAGCACATGAAGATGTGACACAGTTTTCTGACTGGCCAGCGACCACCATTTATGCGCCAAGCTCAGGCTATCTCCAGCAAATTTATACTGAATCGCTAATCACTTTGGCGCAAGATTATGGCGGCGTACTGCAGCTACATACCAGTCTAGGGCACTTTGTCACTGACAAAAATGTCATGGGATATTTTTATCAGCGTCCCACCGATCATGCCGGCAACCTACAAAAAACCCAAACTGCCAATCTTGCTATTATGCCGCGCACACCTGATGGCCTGTTCTGGCAACGTTTTGCGACTGGCATTCATCTTGAACGCCGACCAGTACATTCTAATGATATTGCTTACAGCTTGGGACAGATGACCGAAATTGCAGTACGGGCCTTATCTCCTGGTATTAATGACCCTAAAACTGCCGTTAATTGCGTACAGTCGTTGACTGCCTGTCTGAGTTTGATGATGCGTCGGCAGCCGCCTAATTCCTATCATTTTTATACCCCTCCGCATAATGTGGACTCGCCTGAAGACATCGTTGATCAATCACGAGTAGCGATATTATCAGTCATTACCAAGACTCCTAGAATATCCGACTTCATTGATGTGTCTCTTGGAGAGATACGTCGTTATGCCACTACTGACTTAATGGTTTTAAAAGCTTTGTGTCAAGCAATGACTGATCTTAATTATGCCCGTGTCAACAGCGCTCAGCGACAAACGCTACTACACGAGCTGTCTCTCATTGAAAGAGCAGGAGAAGAAAATCTAAGTTATAACGAGTTGGTCGTTGATCTGAAGGCAATGTGCCATCAAGCGCGACAATTTATCCATAACGATGATGCCAACCACCAACACTTTGAATATGTCAGCGCGTTTTCAACTCATATTTATCAAGCGCTACAAACGCAGTCGAGCTAA
- a CDS encoding DUF2127 domain-containing protein: MANLPPQDDSQQLPPMGQQHKPTGNNNPKKRPRPKVSKSSESIKAVAIYELVKGIGALIGAVALWLWHTDMERWLSTATHSWQQSFGRLLAPQVESAVQIAQQAGKNWTLFLLLIFSYASLRFIEAYGLWQDRTWAYWFGVVGYGIFIPIELYYLLTSPFDWFKLSILVLNIVIVIIVYRNMKRKGLI, from the coding sequence TTGGCTAACTTGCCCCCTCAGGACGACAGTCAGCAGCTGCCCCCGATGGGTCAACAGCACAAGCCAACAGGCAATAATAACCCCAAGAAAAGACCGCGACCCAAAGTAAGTAAGTCCAGCGAATCCATTAAAGCAGTCGCAATTTATGAACTGGTAAAAGGTATTGGCGCGCTGATAGGCGCCGTTGCGTTATGGCTGTGGCATACAGATATGGAGCGCTGGCTGTCAACAGCAACACACTCTTGGCAACAGAGTTTTGGCCGCCTGCTTGCCCCGCAAGTCGAGAGCGCGGTACAGATTGCGCAGCAGGCCGGCAAAAACTGGACGTTATTCTTGTTATTAATATTTTCTTATGCGAGCCTGCGCTTTATTGAGGCTTATGGACTATGGCAAGATAGAACTTGGGCCTATTGGTTTGGAGTGGTGGGTTACGGCATATTTATTCCCATCGAGCTGTATTATTTGCTCACGAGCCCCTTTGACTGGTTTAAACTAAGCATTTTAGTCTTAAATATTGTGATTGTTATTATTGTTTATCGCAATATGAAACGCAAAGGTCTGATATAG
- a CDS encoding DUF3108 domain-containing protein — protein sequence MSASLINKPSTESHSTHTKRSKHKLLSALTMGASIAAVGALSMTTPTLANAKTIQASSADYNFTIEDKYKGSATRNLSKSGNLWKYEVNARVAGIATASQNSAFTIVGNNVNPTQASTTYKLFGFGRTHNLNFNAGKKQVASTYKGKTVNLKMAQQAFDDLSLEVQIRQDLLNGKFSGNYYMAKKNEIEKTPFKKSGNTKITVPAGTFDTVRVDRIHEDNSRSTSFWLAPSLDYLPVKVSQVNDGKKMDLELTKVN from the coding sequence ATGAGCGCTTCATTAATAAATAAGCCATCTACAGAAAGCCATTCTACTCACACAAAGCGCAGTAAACACAAACTGCTGTCAGCATTGACCATGGGTGCGAGCATTGCTGCTGTTGGAGCACTTAGTATGACCACCCCCACCCTTGCTAACGCGAAGACCATTCAGGCCTCCAGTGCCGATTATAACTTTACAATAGAAGATAAGTATAAAGGCAGCGCCACTCGCAACTTAAGCAAATCAGGCAATCTCTGGAAATATGAGGTTAATGCACGCGTTGCGGGTATTGCGACCGCCTCGCAAAACAGTGCTTTTACCATTGTTGGCAATAATGTTAACCCTACCCAAGCCAGTACCACTTATAAACTCTTTGGCTTTGGTCGCACTCATAATCTCAATTTTAATGCTGGCAAAAAACAGGTGGCCAGTACCTATAAAGGTAAAACGGTTAACCTTAAAATGGCCCAACAAGCTTTTGATGACTTGAGCCTTGAAGTACAAATTCGCCAAGATTTACTGAATGGTAAATTTTCAGGCAATTACTATATGGCCAAAAAAAACGAGATTGAAAAAACGCCATTCAAAAAGTCCGGCAATACTAAAATCACAGTCCCTGCTGGTACTTTTGATACCGTCCGCGTTGATCGCATTCATGAGGATAACAGTCGCTCTACCAGCTTTTGGTTGGCGCCAAGTTTAGATTATCTACCCGTTAAAGTAAGCCAAGTGAACGATGGTAAAAAAATGGACTTAGAGTTAACCAAAGTAAATTAA
- a CDS encoding cation:proton antiporter: MASATDLTILEISAIFLSITASLTYINHRFIGLPTTIGVMVISILLSIVAIFLGFLGFDQLIDYEVSLLDQLDFTEVLLDGMLSMLLFAGALHVNISDLRRYKLPIGILACIGTVVSAVLIATALYFMLPLFGFGLPFIWCLLFGALISPTDPIAVMGILASAGAPKSIETVIAGESLFNDGIGVVIFVILLGILSSGDIPTANYVAHTLAVEAGGGIVFGIVLGAILYYLIKSINSYQEEVLLTLAGVIGGYALASHWHLSGPLAMVMMGLMVGNRGRELAMSDKTRHYIDLFWELIDEILNAILFVLIGLEVVMIAYSGNLFIAAGLTIIIALLARLIVVGMTTKTFSRQLNLPDGAWKVLTWGGLRGGISVALVLQLPIGSERDILLALTYAVVVFSILVQGLSVGKVAKTICPTEEKSVDNAS, encoded by the coding sequence ATGGCATCTGCAACTGACCTAACCATACTTGAAATCAGCGCCATTTTTTTATCGATTACTGCCTCACTGACCTATATCAATCACCGTTTTATCGGTCTACCAACGACCATCGGTGTCATGGTTATTTCTATCCTGTTGTCTATTGTAGCGATATTTTTAGGGTTTTTAGGCTTTGATCAGCTGATTGATTATGAAGTCAGCTTATTAGACCAGCTTGATTTTACCGAGGTATTACTTGATGGCATGTTATCCATGCTGCTATTCGCAGGTGCATTGCATGTCAATATTAGCGATTTAAGGCGTTATAAACTGCCGATTGGTATTTTAGCCTGTATCGGTACAGTAGTGTCGGCAGTGCTGATCGCTACTGCACTTTATTTCATGCTGCCGCTGTTCGGCTTTGGGCTACCTTTTATTTGGTGTTTATTATTTGGTGCTTTAATATCACCTACTGACCCGATCGCTGTAATGGGTATTTTGGCTTCGGCAGGCGCACCTAAGAGCATCGAAACTGTCATTGCAGGCGAGTCGTTATTTAATGACGGTATCGGTGTCGTTATCTTCGTGATACTACTTGGGATATTATCTAGTGGTGATATTCCAACCGCCAATTATGTGGCGCACACGCTAGCAGTTGAGGCTGGCGGCGGTATTGTATTCGGTATTGTACTAGGAGCAATTTTATATTACCTCATTAAAAGTATTAATAGTTATCAAGAAGAGGTGCTATTAACACTGGCAGGCGTAATAGGGGGTTATGCGCTGGCCAGTCATTGGCATTTGTCAGGACCGTTAGCTATGGTAATGATGGGGCTAATGGTTGGTAATCGCGGGCGTGAGCTGGCGATGAGTGATAAGACCCGCCACTACATTGATCTATTCTGGGAATTGATTGATGAGATACTAAACGCGATCTTGTTTGTTTTGATTGGTCTTGAAGTAGTGATGATTGCCTACTCCGGTAACTTGTTTATTGCTGCTGGCTTAACTATTATTATCGCCCTACTGGCTCGCCTTATCGTAGTAGGTATGACTACCAAGACCTTTAGCCGTCAGCTCAATCTGCCGGACGGTGCCTGGAAAGTATTAACTTGGGGCGGACTGCGCGGCGGTATCTCAGTGGCGTTAGTATTACAGCTGCCAATAGGATCAGAGCGCGATATTTTATTGGCCCTGACTTATGCGGTGGTGGTGTTCTCTATCTTGGTGCAAGGTTTGAGCGTCGGTAAAGTGGCCAAAACTATTTGTCCTACTGAAGAGAAGTCAGTGGACAATGCTTCTTAA
- a CDS encoding dihydroorotase — protein MLDLLPKTFKNSLPSATIDQLANFAAERETWLLPPLVDLCARMREPGQQQHGTLASEGRAARANGFLHVVIPPDTSPILENGSLLKGLRERALEDGGIYLHILGALSAGLKGERPSNIAGLKKGGCIAVSNARRPFSNDLVLLRTLEYAATFAMKVFFYPDEPSLSNDGVAHEGYIASYHGLQGIPWIAETVALSTQLLMVEETGIAAHFSQLSCKSSVELMRWAKSKKLPVTCDVAMHQLYLTDDNLEGFNAMAYVLPPLRSNTDQKALRRGLTDGTIDAICSHHEPLNATAKKAPFEESKPGISNFDTFMALACQLVRDEVLTLEQLVDKICLNPAKIAGIDTQYQDIGGAIVVDPNLEWQVTAETMHSSGKNTPFFTQRLQGRVVETFFG, from the coding sequence ATGCTTGACTTACTGCCTAAAACCTTTAAAAACTCGCTACCAAGCGCTACCATAGATCAGTTGGCAAACTTTGCAGCTGAGCGTGAGACTTGGCTGCTACCGCCACTGGTTGATCTGTGTGCACGCATGCGTGAGCCTGGACAACAGCAACACGGAACCCTCGCTTCAGAAGGGCGTGCTGCACGTGCTAATGGTTTTTTGCATGTGGTTATTCCACCTGATACCAGTCCTATTTTAGAAAATGGCTCGTTACTTAAAGGTCTACGTGAGCGCGCGCTTGAAGATGGCGGTATTTATTTGCATATTCTGGGCGCCTTGAGCGCTGGTCTTAAAGGCGAGCGCCCTTCTAATATCGCTGGCCTAAAAAAAGGTGGCTGCATTGCGGTTTCTAACGCTCGCCGGCCTTTTAGCAATGATTTAGTACTACTGCGGACCCTGGAGTACGCAGCAACTTTTGCCATGAAAGTATTCTTTTATCCTGACGAGCCCAGCTTATCTAATGATGGGGTGGCGCATGAAGGCTATATTGCTTCATACCATGGTTTACAAGGCATTCCGTGGATTGCTGAAACTGTGGCATTATCAACTCAATTATTGATGGTTGAAGAGACCGGAATAGCGGCACACTTTAGTCAGCTGTCCTGCAAGTCTTCGGTAGAACTGATGCGCTGGGCCAAAAGTAAAAAATTGCCAGTGACTTGTGATGTGGCTATGCATCAGCTGTACTTAACGGATGATAATCTAGAAGGGTTTAATGCGATGGCCTACGTATTGCCGCCATTGCGTAGTAATACCGATCAAAAAGCACTACGTCGTGGTTTAACAGACGGTACCATTGACGCCATTTGTAGTCATCATGAGCCATTAAATGCCACTGCAAAAAAAGCCCCGTTTGAAGAGAGCAAACCCGGTATTTCAAATTTTGATACTTTTATGGCGCTAGCCTGCCAATTGGTACGTGATGAGGTGCTCACCTTGGAGCAACTGGTCGATAAAATCTGCCTGAATCCTGCAAAAATTGCAGGCATTGATACACAATATCAAGATATTGGTGGCGCCATAGTGGTTGATCCCAATCTTGAATGGCAGGTGACCGCGGAAACGATGCACTCTAGCGGCAAAAATACCCCTTTCTTTACTCAACGGTTACAAGGGCGCGTTGTGGAGACTTTCTTTGGCTAA
- a CDS encoding YihY/virulence factor BrkB family protein, with translation MEKLLKKIPFLQQPWFQFLRFLTRHFFEDNCQQKAASLTYTTMLSIVPMLTVLLMILSSVPALASVRAQIYEVIYSNLLPQSGLQVSKYINSFAEKSSNLTAIGAMVLFITTILTLTTIERAFNQIWRVENRSGGMKSMLRYWTIVTLGPLVLGTAFIASSTVQSLGFLNRQIAGYGIDWSFWVQVVSIGVTMAGFIAMYWFIPKARVPVKNAAIAGIFVAIVFELLKYVFGTVMTNFTSYEAIYGAFAALPIFLLWIFLSWNLILLGVEISYTLTIFETKEVYPRHPLLSLLDMLNLVYTHHLTGDAVSEQELRNVLGRKELPKWYTYINYLQDSNLIAMTEDDDYVLKKDLSNMTLWDFYRTLPYPLPIKDELEEMKQEQQKPWLSWLVNRFENTEACAKDQLNLPLSAIFAHSQPRQKSPTDEATAYSSGDHKMVKKSVDENFGKSPKERSDNSDMPEFEPAAYDKDSEVEYDNHGREILIPDNDRDKWQPSTNEANGSKGYLITEADNPESHQ, from the coding sequence ATGGAAAAATTACTAAAAAAAATCCCGTTTTTACAGCAACCCTGGTTTCAGTTTTTGCGATTTTTAACGCGGCATTTCTTCGAAGATAATTGCCAACAAAAAGCCGCCTCTCTTACTTATACCACTATGCTGTCCATTGTTCCTATGTTGACTGTACTGCTGATGATTCTGTCTTCTGTACCGGCACTCGCTTCAGTTAGAGCACAGATTTATGAGGTTATCTATAGTAATTTACTGCCACAATCGGGATTACAGGTCAGTAAATACATTAATAGTTTCGCTGAAAAATCCTCTAATTTGACCGCTATCGGGGCGATGGTATTATTTATCACGACTATCTTGACCCTAACGACTATTGAACGCGCCTTTAATCAGATTTGGCGCGTAGAAAATCGTTCCGGCGGCATGAAGAGTATGCTACGTTATTGGACCATTGTTACCCTAGGCCCACTGGTACTAGGCACTGCATTTATCGCCTCAAGTACGGTACAGAGTTTAGGCTTTTTGAATCGCCAAATTGCAGGTTATGGTATTGACTGGTCATTTTGGGTACAGGTCGTATCCATTGGAGTAACCATGGCAGGTTTCATTGCTATGTATTGGTTTATTCCAAAAGCACGCGTACCTGTGAAGAATGCCGCCATTGCTGGTATCTTTGTGGCCATCGTATTTGAACTGCTTAAGTATGTCTTTGGCACAGTAATGACTAACTTTACCAGCTATGAAGCCATTTATGGCGCATTCGCGGCATTACCGATCTTTTTATTATGGATTTTCTTATCATGGAATTTAATTCTATTGGGCGTCGAAATTAGTTATACCTTGACGATTTTTGAGACCAAAGAAGTCTATCCGCGTCATCCACTGCTGAGCTTATTGGATATGCTTAATCTGGTTTATACTCATCATTTAACAGGTGATGCGGTAAGCGAACAAGAGCTGCGCAATGTATTGGGTCGCAAAGAGCTGCCGAAATGGTATACCTATATCAATTACCTGCAAGACAGTAATTTAATTGCGATGACCGAAGACGATGATTATGTGCTCAAAAAAGACCTCAGCAATATGACACTGTGGGATTTTTATCGCACCTTGCCTTATCCGCTGCCGATCAAAGATGAGCTTGAGGAGATGAAACAAGAGCAGCAAAAGCCATGGCTCAGCTGGTTGGTCAATCGTTTTGAAAATACTGAAGCCTGCGCTAAAGACCAACTTAATTTACCCTTATCTGCTATTTTTGCCCACAGTCAGCCACGCCAAAAATCGCCAACTGATGAAGCGACTGCATATAGCAGCGGTGATCATAAAATGGTTAAAAAGTCTGTCGATGAAAATTTTGGCAAATCCCCTAAAGAGCGATCTGATAATAGTGACATGCCAGAATTTGAGCCAGCAGCTTATGATAAAGACAGCGAAGTAGAATACGATAACCATGGTCGTGAAATTTTAATACCTGATAACGATCGTGACAAATGGCAACCTTCTACCAATGAAGCTAACGGGAGTAAGGGCTATCTTATTACCGAAGCTGATAATCCAGAAAGTCATCAGTAA
- the groL gene encoding chaperonin GroEL (60 kDa chaperone family; promotes refolding of misfolded polypeptides especially under stressful conditions; forms two stacked rings of heptamers to form a barrel-shaped 14mer; ends can be capped by GroES; misfolded proteins enter the barrel where they are refolded when GroES binds), protein MAKDVKFGSDARKQMMDGVNILANAVKVTLGPKGRNVVIDKSFGAPTITKDGVSVAKEIELENKFENMGAQLVREVASRTNDVAGDGTTTATVLAQSILQEGMKSVAAGMNPMDLKRGIDKAVREAVKQIHLLATPADDEKAIAQVGSISANSDTKIGELISQAMQKVGKQGVITVEEGSSFEDTLEVVEGMQFDRGYISPYFANKQDSLTAEFENPYILLVDKKISNIREIVPLLEQVMQQSKPLLIIAEDVENEALATLVVNNMRGGLKTCAVKAPGFGDRRKAMLQDIATLTGGTVISEEIGLSLETATLEQLGTAKKVTVGKENTVIVDGAGNKADIDARVESILRQSEESTSDYDKEKLQERMAKLAGGVAVIKVGAATETEMKEKKDRVDDALHATRAAVEEGVVPGGGVALVRAMNAMSELKGDNDDQDAGINILRRAMESPLRQIVTNSGEEASVVVNEVKNGTGNYGYNAATGQYGDMLEMGILDPAKVARSALENAASIAGLMLTTEAMITDLPESDDGMASMGGGGGMGGMGGMM, encoded by the coding sequence ATGGCAAAAGACGTAAAATTTGGCAGCGATGCCCGTAAACAGATGATGGATGGCGTAAACATCCTAGCAAACGCAGTTAAAGTCACCTTAGGCCCTAAAGGTCGTAACGTGGTTATCGATAAGTCATTTGGCGCGCCGACCATCACCAAAGATGGTGTGTCAGTAGCGAAAGAAATCGAGCTTGAAAACAAATTTGAAAACATGGGCGCACAATTGGTCCGCGAAGTTGCTAGCCGTACTAATGATGTGGCTGGTGATGGTACAACGACTGCGACTGTACTTGCCCAATCAATCTTGCAAGAAGGCATGAAATCAGTAGCCGCTGGCATGAACCCAATGGATCTTAAGCGTGGTATCGATAAAGCGGTACGTGAAGCCGTGAAGCAAATTCATTTGCTAGCCACTCCCGCTGACGACGAAAAAGCCATTGCTCAAGTGGGCTCTATCTCTGCCAACTCAGACACCAAAATTGGTGAATTGATTTCGCAAGCGATGCAAAAAGTCGGCAAGCAAGGCGTTATCACCGTTGAAGAAGGTTCAAGCTTTGAAGATACCTTAGAAGTTGTTGAAGGTATGCAGTTTGACCGTGGTTATATCAGCCCATATTTTGCTAATAAGCAAGACAGCTTAACCGCTGAATTTGAAAACCCTTATATCTTGCTCGTTGACAAAAAAATCAGCAATATTCGTGAAATTGTGCCATTACTTGAGCAAGTAATGCAGCAAAGCAAACCGTTACTAATCATCGCTGAAGATGTTGAAAACGAAGCATTGGCAACGTTGGTTGTGAACAACATGCGTGGCGGCTTAAAAACTTGTGCGGTAAAAGCACCCGGTTTTGGCGATCGTCGCAAAGCAATGCTACAAGATATCGCTACCCTAACTGGCGGTACAGTTATCTCAGAAGAAATTGGTCTGAGTTTAGAAACGGCTACTCTTGAGCAGCTTGGTACCGCGAAAAAAGTCACGGTCGGTAAAGAAAACACCGTTATCGTTGATGGCGCTGGTAACAAAGCTGACATCGATGCACGCGTTGAATCTATCCTTCGTCAATCTGAAGAATCAACTTCGGACTACGACAAAGAAAAGCTTCAAGAGCGTATGGCCAAACTAGCTGGCGGCGTTGCCGTTATCAAAGTTGGCGCAGCGACTGAAACCGAAATGAAAGAGAAGAAAGATCGCGTTGATGATGCCTTGCATGCGACTCGTGCTGCGGTTGAAGAAGGCGTTGTTCCTGGCGGCGGTGTTGCATTAGTTCGTGCCATGAATGCTATGTCTGAGCTTAAAGGCGATAACGACGACCAAGACGCTGGTATTAATATCCTACGTCGCGCTATGGAATCACCATTACGTCAAATCGTGACTAACTCAGGTGAAGAAGCCTCAGTTGTGGTCAACGAAGTGAAAAATGGCACTGGTAACTACGGTTATAACGCAGCTACTGGCCAATATGGCGATATGCTTGAAATGGGTATTCTTGACCCAGCAA
- a CDS encoding aspartate carbamoyltransferase catalytic subunit, protein MVSPSDDAKFDPDNIHQRLNKSLSRPQLNTDGSLRHFLGVEGLNKAQLQAIIAKAETFFDDNGQLINSPELRGCTVMNLFFEPSTRTRTTFEVAEKRLGANVLNIDIERSSTKKGESLRDTLWNLQAMTADIFVVRHSASGAAHFMATEVTPDIAIINGGDGWHAHPTQGMLDMLTIHREAPRPFEALSVAIIGDIKHSRVARSDISALQTLGVKDIRVIAPRTLLPKGIERFGVQVYEDMNSCVTDCDVIMGLRIQNERIGSPLLASSSEYYKHYGITPERVALAKPDALIMHPGPMNRGVEIASSVADGAQSVILKQVNNGVAIRMAVLAMAMEGQRAHQAARKF, encoded by the coding sequence ATGGTATCGCCATCTGACGATGCCAAGTTTGATCCTGATAACATTCACCAACGGCTTAATAAATCGTTAAGCCGTCCGCAGCTGAATACCGATGGCAGTCTTCGGCATTTCTTGGGTGTAGAAGGCCTGAATAAAGCACAACTGCAAGCTATTATCGCTAAAGCAGAAACGTTTTTTGATGATAATGGCCAGCTTATAAACAGCCCAGAGCTTAGAGGCTGTACAGTGATGAATCTGTTTTTTGAGCCGTCAACGCGTACTCGAACCACCTTTGAGGTGGCAGAAAAGCGTTTGGGTGCCAACGTGTTAAACATTGATATCGAACGCTCTAGCACCAAAAAAGGTGAGAGTCTGCGTGATACGCTCTGGAACTTGCAGGCGATGACCGCCGATATCTTTGTGGTACGGCACTCAGCCTCTGGCGCTGCTCATTTTATGGCTACTGAGGTGACACCAGACATCGCTATTATTAATGGCGGTGATGGTTGGCATGCGCATCCGACCCAAGGAATGCTCGACATGTTGACCATTCACCGCGAAGCGCCGCGTCCGTTTGAGGCGTTATCAGTCGCTATCATTGGTGATATCAAGCATTCACGAGTGGCACGTTCAGACATTAGTGCTTTGCAAACGCTGGGGGTAAAAGACATTCGGGTCATTGCACCACGTACTCTATTACCTAAGGGCATTGAGCGCTTTGGGGTACAGGTGTACGAAGATATGAACAGCTGTGTGACCGATTGCGATGTCATCATGGGTCTTAGAATACAAAATGAGCGTATTGGCTCGCCTTTACTGGCCTCATCTAGCGAGTATTATAAGCATTACGGCATTACCCCTGAGCGGGTAGCATTGGCTAAACCTGATGCGTTAATCATGCATCCAGGGCCGATGAATCGCGGGGTGGAGATTGCCTCAAGTGTCGCTGATGGTGCGCAGTCAGTGATCTTAAAGCAAGTCAATAACGGCGTTGCTATTCGTATGGCAGTGTTGGCAATGGCGATGGAAGGGCAACGTGCGCATCAAGCGGCTAGAAAATTCTAG